One window from the genome of Nicotiana sylvestris chromosome 9, ASM39365v2, whole genome shotgun sequence encodes:
- the LOC138878703 gene encoding uncharacterized protein: MGSSHNSEETQQQQRRAAAAMDDDEVGRNRSIGQLQHGRSHGSNEGSDSEEEARAGVCDRSHGEVVVHDVIGEIVNFSEVQTQNQGGIFRKFMDIELEDDERKKLSTTFWGEFVDEIVPHLLSANNQPVIVVMQLIKAHKYQYSYSVRNTWNASKLWINKIFPQSDEFKIRLLYVRDNNSERLTQTISQQSYPVSDELEKGIVQVKTIGQLVESMQVHVGLSQVLKILNLKKDGRTLAARSVKRRYKLQVRVMDTTGSVSLLLWDRETIFLIGKSAKELKEGFLENTGAVDKYPYSVELNNILQRKFMFKVIIKTEDIHQQKEVYSVVKLTDEEQLINKYSPAQPSDDLTEPDFNNIQVLDGEKECELSSYSGQLVLKGSHMDEQGHVQITPTTSAQIQRRGQRRKIRRRNIYSYNASDSKPEIIRNVPRAIQNKLRDRRAERREKEKKFRELRPALDLHIANYELMRDALIDAIDKIILYDWEALSILVDSLGQSLGSILTDIYHEVWPSGPFWVYVLKFEAEWENRLYDYL, from the exons ATGGGCAGCAGCCACAACAGTGAAgaaacacagcagcagcagcgACGAGCAGCTGCAGCCATGGACGATGACGAAGTTGGAAGAAACAGAAGCATCGGGCAGCTGCAACACggacgcagccatggcagcaaCGAAGGCAGCGACAGTGAAGAAGAAGCACGGGCTGGAGTTTGTGATCGCAGCCATGGCGAAGTGGTCGTCCATG atgtCATCGGAGAAATTGTCAATTTCAGTGAGGTACAAACGCAAAACCAAGGTGGAATTTTTAGGAAGTTTATGGATATTGAACTAGAAGATGACGA GAGGAAGAAGTTGTCTACTACATTTTGGGGGGAGTTTGTTGATGAAATTGTTCCTCATCTACTAAGTGCTAACAACCAGCCTGTTATTGTTGTTATGCAGCTCATAAAAGCCCATAAATATCAAT ATTCATATTCTGTGCGCAATACATGGAATGCATCAAAGCTGTGGATTAATAAAATTTTTCCTCAATCTGATGAATTTAAAATACG ATTACTTTATGTTCGGGATAATAACTCCGAGAGGCTGACTCAAACCATCTCTCAACAAAGTTACCCTGTCTCGGATGAGTTGGAGAAAGGCATTGTTCAAGTTAAAACAATTGGCCAATTAGTGGAGTCCATGCAA GTCCATGTTGGATTGTCGCAAGTATTGAAAATTTTGAACTTGAAAAAGGATGGTCGTACGTTAGCTGCAAGAAGTGTCAAAAGAAG GTACAAGCTTCAGGTTAGGGTAATGGATACTACTGGATCTGTTTCCCTATTGCTCTGGGACCGTGAAACCATATTTCTCATAGGCAAATCAGCAAAAGAATTGAAGGAAGGGTTTCTTGAG AATACTGGTGCTGTTGATAAGTATCCCTATTCAGTAGAGCTGAACAATATTCTCCAAAGAAAATTCATGTTTAAGGTTATTATTAAGACAGAGGACATTCACCAGCAAAAGGAAGTTTATAGTGTTGTTAAGCTTACGGATGAGGAGCAGCTGATAAACAAATATAGTCCTGCTCAACCTTCAGATGACTTAACT gAACCTGACTTCAATAATATTCAAGTCTTGGATGGAGAGAAGGAATGCGAG CTTTCTAGCTATTCAGGGCAATTGGTTCTCAAAGGCTCAC ATATGGATGAACAAGGACACGTTCAAATTACTCCAACTACGAGTGCTCAAATTCAACGAAGGGGACAACGTCGAAAGATACGCCGTCGCAACATTTATTCCTATAATGCTTCAGACTCAAAGCCTGAAATTATCAGGAATGTCCCAAGGGCTATACAAAATAAGTTAAGAGATCGAAGGGCTGAacgaagggaaaaagaaaagaaatttagaGAGCTTAGGCCTGCACTAGATCTACATATTGCAAATTATGAGCTTATGAGAGATGCACTAATAGATGCTATAGACAAAATTATACTATATGATTGGGAAGCATTATCAATTTTAGTAGATTCACTTGGACAATCTTTAGGTAGTATTTTAACTGACATTTATCACGAGGTGTGGCCAAGTGGACCTTTTTGGGTTTATGTCCTTAAATTTGAAGCAGAGTGGGAGAACCGTCTCTACGACTACCtgtaa